In Vigna unguiculata cultivar IT97K-499-35 chromosome 3, ASM411807v1, whole genome shotgun sequence, a single genomic region encodes these proteins:
- the LOC114177750 gene encoding uncharacterized protein LOC114177750, translating to MHKGRSDSFSIFSSLPEDVVLKIASLLQVRDLCALGCCSRFWRELCFSDCIWESLVRNRWPLLSSFHFPSSSTLTHSPNFKKWRKLYLDRHVELGVRARSVVKFVEACSPSESLEVGDHLKAVDTLIGTSFGFEDVQRFLFDPQMNVLINLVGVHYCLTTLGIRGDNLVETLRTHEISDRRVCVRWWKVGRWFYGFRMRDETHSRWVSLADLAAEDDEDVLGVLRRGTIHEVLRVQISVIGRTSTHWSHILE from the exons ATGCACAAAGGAAGATCAGATTCTTTCTCCATCTTCAGTTCCCTTCCTGAAGATGTTGTCCTCAAAATTGCTTCGCTGCTTCAG gTGAGGGATTTGTGTGCCTTAGGTTGTTGTTCGAGGTTCTGGAGGGAACTCTGCTTCTCGGATTGCATTTGGGAGTCTCTTGTCAGAAACAGATGGCCCTTACTCTCTTCCTTCCATTTCCCTTCCTCTTCTACTCTCACTCATTCTCCCAATTTCAAG AAGTGGAGGAAATTGTATTTGGATAGGCACGTCGAATTGGGAGTGAGAGCAAGGTCTGTTGTGAAGTTTGTGGAAGCTTGCTCACCTTCTGAATCACTTGAGGTTGGGGACCATTTGAAAGCTGTTGACACCCTGATTGGTACGAGCTTTGGGTTTGAAGACGTGCAAAGGTTCTTGTTCGACCCTCAAATGAATGTGCTCATTAACTTGGTTGGGGTACACTATTGCCTCACAACCCTTGGGATTCGG GGTGATAATCTTGTAGAAACTCTTCGGACTCATGAGATCTCAGATCGGCGTGTCTGCGTCAGGTGGTGGAAAGTTGGTAGATGGTTCTATGGCTTCCGTATGAGGGATGAAACACATTCTCGGTGGGTTTCTTTGGCAGATTTGGCAGCAGAAGATGATGAGGATGTTTTGGGAGTGCTTCGCCGAGGTACTATTCATGAGGTTTTACGTGTTCAAATCTCTGTGATTGGTCGCACATCAACACATTGGTCCCACATATTGGAATAG
- the LOC114176841 gene encoding probable serine/threonine-protein kinase At1g54610, which translates to MGCVFGKGASKRREEVKVESAEEEGAVQNGGNVKEGGEEEKNKPSKVERRRSSKPNPRLSNPPNHVHGEQVAAGWPSWLSKVAGEAINGLIPRRADTFEKLNKIGQGTYSNVYKAKDTLTGKIVALKKVRFDNLEPESVKFMAREILILRHLDHPNVVKLEGLVTSRMSCSLYLVFEYMDHDLAGLATSPTVKFTESQVKCYMHQLLSGLEHCHNRNVLHRDIKGSNLLIDNEGILRIADFGLASFFDPNQRHPMTSRVVTLWYRPPELLLGATDYDVGVDLWSAGCILAELLAGKPIMPGRTEVEQLHKIFKLCGSPSDEYWKKSKLPHATIFKPRQSYKRCIEETFKNFPASSLPLIETLLAIDPAQRKTATAALHSEFFTTKPYACEPSSLPKYPPSKEMDTKLRDEEARRLRAANKSNAGVKKSRPRGRGGRGIPIPDTNAELQANIDKWRLVTHANAKSKSEKFPPPHEDGSVGYPLGSSHHMDPIFDPSDDVPFSSTNLSYPKSNIQTWSGPLVETSVDAPPRRKKNMAGNGRTHSKNGSYR; encoded by the exons ATGGGGTGTGTGTTTGGGAAAGGAGCGTCGAAGAGGAGAGAGGAAGTGAAAGTTGAAAGCGCAGAAGAAGAGGGTGCTGTTCAGAACGGTGGGAATGTGAAGGAGGGTGGAGAAGAGGAAAAGAACAAGCCCTCAAAAGTTGAGAGAAGACGATCTTCGAAGCCGAATCCGAGGTTAAGCAATCCACCTAACCATGTACATGGTGAGCAAGTAGCTGCAGGGTGGCCCTCGTGGCTCTCCAAGGTTGCCGGGGAAGCTATTAATGGCTTGATCCCTAGAAGAGCCGACACTTTTGAAAAGCTGAATAAG ATTGGACAAGGTACATATAGCAATGTTTACAAAGCGAAGGACACTTTGACAGGGAAAATTGTTGCCCTAAAGAAGGTTCGCTTTGACAATTTAGAGCCGGAGAGTGTGAAATTCATGGCCAGAGAGATCCTTATTCTGCGCCATCTGGATCATCCCAACGTTGTGAAACTGGAAGGTTTAGTGACTTCAAGGATGTCATGCAGTTTGTACCTTGTGTTTGAATACATGGATCATGATTTGGCTGGACTTGCTACAAGTCCAACAGTAAAGTTCACAGAGTCTCAG GTTAAATGCTATATGCATCAGCTACTTTCTGGACTGGAACACTGTCACAACCGGAATGTGCTGCATCGTGATATAAAGGGTTCAAACCTTCTTATTGACAATGAAGGAATTCTTAGGATTGCTGATTTTGGATTAGCTTCGTTCTTTGATCCTAATCAAAGGCACCCTATGACAAGCAGGGTGGTTACCTTATGGTATCGACCTCCAGAGCTTCTTCTTGGAGCCACCGATTATGATGTAGGAGTGGATCTATGGAGTGCTGGCTGCATTCTTGCTGAATTATTGGCTGGCAAGCCTATTATGCCTGGTCGAACCGAG GTGGAGCAGCTGCATAAGATATTTAAGCTTTGTGGTTCTCCTTCTGATGAATATTGGAAAAAATCAAAGCTGCCACATGCTACCATTTTTAAGCCCAGACAATCATACAAGAGGTGCATAGAAGAGACATTTAAGAATTTCCCAGCATCATCCCTGCCACTGATTGAGACCCTTCTTGCAATCGATCCAGCTCAACGCAAAACTGCCACAGCTGCATTACATAGTGAA TTTTTCACTACAAAACCTTATGCCTGTGAACCCTCTAGCCTTCCAAAATATCCTCCCAGCAAGGAGATGGATACAAAACTGCGGGATGAAGAAGCTAGAAG ATTGAGAGCTGCTAACAAAAGTAATGCTGGTGTAAAGAAATCACGTCCACGTGGTAGAGGTGGGAGGGGAATTCCAATTCCAGATACCAATGCTGAGTTGCAAGCAAATATTGat AAATGGCGACTGGTAACACACGCAAATGCGAAGAGCAAGAGTGAAAAGTTTCCTCCTCCTCATGAAGATGGAAGTGTAGGGTACCCTTTGGGTTCTTCACATCACATGGATCCAATTTTTGATCCTTCTGATGATGTTCCATTTAGTTCCACAAACTTATCATATCCAAAATCAAATATCCAGACCTGGTCTGGTCCCTTAGTGGAAACTAGTGTGGATGCACCACccagaagaaagaagaacatggCAGGGAATGGGCGCACACATTCAAAAAATGGGTCTTATAGATAG
- the LOC114176842 gene encoding surfeit locus protein 6 homolog gives MKNKKQKGGVGAESGGVVEDLGCVIHEHALFFDKLIELIPAKFYLPTDDKEKPWFQGLSKVAKAELKKETKENIKKSRRDRLDPEKPSATTLDLLKESLGKEKVDDSDEEQEEAVAKPIVSGLEGDDRSVTYEELRQRLHRKLEEFRAGRNLGNSEKKRDERNARRGYTDLKRKRDDETEKGDNVSGELVEKVKKDAAEASKELVFGHVKLQNEEMLGKKKRKLSKHKELERAKKLEEVKKNDPEKAEVFAKKQSWKAAMDRASGVKVHDDPKLLQKSIKKEKKKQQKNSEKWKDRVQTRDQLKAEKQKKRSDNIAARIHEKKMRKIAKREKKLMRPGFEGRKEGFMNDGGAT, from the coding sequence ATgaagaacaaaaaacaaaagggtGGTGTTGGGGCAGAGAGTGGTGGAGTTGTTGAAGATTTGGGGTGTGTGATACACGAGCATGCCCTTTTCTTTGACAAGTTGATTGAATTGATTCCCGCCAAGTTTTATCTGCCTACTGATGATAAAGAGAAGCCATGGTTTCAGGGTCTCAGCAAGGTTGCAAAGGCTGAGTTGAAGAAAGAGACTAAAGAGAATATCAAGAAGTCTCGAAGGGACCGTTTGGACCCTGAAAAACCCTCTGCAACTACCCTCGACCTTCTCAAGGAAAGCTTGGGAAAAGAGAAGGTGGATGACAGTGATGAAGAGCAGGAGGAAGCAGTGGCTAAACCTATTGTATCTGGATTGGAAGGAGATGATCGGTCTGTGACTTATGAAGAGCTTCGGCAAAGGCTTCATCGCAAACTTGAAGAGTTTCGGGCGGGTCGTAACCTTGGGAATTCGGAGAAGAAGAGGGATGAGAGGAATGCAAGGAGAGGATATACGGACCTTAAACGTAAGAGGGATGATGAAACTGAGAAGGGTGACAATGTGAGTGGTGAGTTGGTGGAGAAAGTGAAGAAGGATGCTGCAGAGGCTTCCAAGGAGCTTGTGTTTGGCCATGTCAAACTTCAGAATGAGGAAATGCttgggaagaagaagaggaaactTTCAAAGCATAAGGAACTTGAAAGGGCTAAGAAGTTGGAGGAAGTGAAGAAGAATGATCCTGAGAAGGCcgaagtttttgccaagaagcAATCGTGGAAAGCAGCCATGGATAGAGCGTCAGGGGTTAAGGTTCACGATGATCCCAAACTGCTGCAGAAAAGCAttaaaaaggagaagaagaagcagcAGAAGAATTCAGAGAAATGGAAAGATAGAGTTCAAACAAGGGACCAATTGAAGGCAGAGAAACAGAAGAAAAGGTCAGATAATATAGCTGCCAGGATTCATGAGAAGAAAATGCGAAAGATTGccaaaagagagaaaaagctTATGCGACCAGGATTCGAAGGTCGCAAAGAAGGTTTTATGAATGATGGTGGTGCCACCTAA